Proteins encoded together in one Bradyrhizobium sp. CB82 window:
- a CDS encoding L-idonate 5-dehydrogenase: MRAVVIHAPKDLRIDNYPDAAPGPSEVRVKIANGGICGSDLHYYHHGGFGTVRIQQPMALGHEIAGVIAAVGNGVAHLKPGTRVAVNPSKPCGQCLHCQEGMRNQCLDMRFMGSAMRNPHVQGGFREYVTVDAAQAVPIAEKLSLAEAAMAEPLAVCLHAGRQAGPLLGKRVLITGCGPIGALMILVSRFGGAAEIVVTDVADAPLAIAKKLGATHAINVASNAEALNPWRAGKGVFDTLFEASGNQAALRTALDLLRPGATIVQLGLGGEMTLPINSIVAKELQFRGTFRFDPEFELAVRLMGEGLIDVKPLISASLPFENAVAAFELASDRSQSMKVQLTF; this comes from the coding sequence ATGCGTGCCGTCGTCATTCACGCGCCGAAGGACCTGCGGATCGACAATTATCCGGATGCAGCGCCCGGCCCGAGCGAAGTCCGCGTCAAGATCGCCAATGGCGGCATCTGCGGCTCCGACCTGCATTACTATCACCATGGCGGTTTCGGCACAGTGCGGATACAGCAGCCGATGGCGCTTGGGCATGAGATCGCCGGCGTGATCGCCGCTGTTGGCAACGGTGTTGCACATCTGAAGCCGGGCACGCGTGTCGCGGTCAATCCGAGCAAGCCGTGCGGCCAGTGCCTGCATTGCCAGGAAGGCATGCGCAACCAGTGCCTCGACATGCGCTTCATGGGCAGCGCGATGCGCAATCCCCACGTCCAGGGCGGCTTTCGCGAGTACGTCACCGTCGATGCCGCGCAAGCCGTGCCGATCGCCGAAAAACTGTCGCTGGCGGAAGCCGCGATGGCGGAGCCGCTCGCGGTGTGCCTGCATGCCGGCCGGCAGGCAGGCCCCCTGCTCGGCAAGCGCGTGCTGATCACCGGCTGCGGACCGATCGGCGCGCTGATGATCCTGGTGTCACGCTTCGGCGGCGCGGCCGAAATCGTGGTGACTGACGTGGCCGACGCGCCGCTCGCAATCGCCAAAAAGCTCGGCGCCACGCACGCCATCAACGTCGCCTCGAACGCCGAGGCGCTAAATCCCTGGCGCGCCGGCAAGGGCGTGTTCGACACGCTGTTCGAAGCCTCCGGCAACCAGGCGGCGCTGCGTACTGCGCTCGACTTGCTCCGCCCCGGCGCGACCATCGTGCAGCTCGGCCTCGGCGGCGAGATGACGCTGCCGATCAATTCCATCGTCGCCAAGGAGTTGCAGTTCCGCGGCACCTTCCGCTTCGATCCGGAATTCGAGCTTGCGGTGCGGTTGATGGGCGAAGGCCTGATCGACGTGAAGCCACTGATCTCGGCCTCGCTGCCGTTCGAGAACGCGGTCGCCGCCTTCGAGCTCGCCAGCGACCGGTCTCAGTCGATGAAGGTGCAGCTGACGTTCTAG
- a CDS encoding GntR family transcriptional regulator, which yields MARRKRTLEVVRPEGEDRPGRRNRVNFFELAYQKIEDLLVSCELRPGQFLTMLELQHLTGFGRTPIHHAINRLSADTLIIIRPRHGLQVAPIDLARERMLLGLRRDMERFVIRLAADRASLSHRNQALHIERVLRERRAKLTLDEFNSLDRRIDALILEAGGEPFLAHTMRPLHTLYRRIGFIHHRHMPGQTDLSGTIDRHLDILHAIANRRVDAAVAASDALIDFMDSMFAGMEAGIDPRLLDCSIEPLFGA from the coding sequence ATGGCGCGGCGTAAGCGCACGCTGGAGGTTGTGCGACCGGAGGGCGAGGACAGGCCCGGTCGGCGCAACCGCGTCAATTTCTTCGAACTGGCCTATCAGAAGATCGAGGATCTCCTCGTCAGTTGCGAGCTCAGGCCCGGTCAGTTCCTGACCATGCTGGAGCTCCAGCATTTAACCGGTTTCGGCCGTACACCGATCCACCATGCCATCAACCGTCTCTCTGCGGACACGCTGATCATCATCCGCCCGCGTCATGGCCTCCAGGTCGCGCCGATTGACCTGGCGCGCGAGCGTATGCTCTTGGGCCTGCGCCGCGACATGGAGCGCTTCGTGATCCGGCTGGCGGCCGATCGCGCCAGCCTCTCGCATCGCAACCAGGCGCTGCATATCGAGCGCGTGCTGCGCGAGCGCCGGGCCAAGCTGACGCTCGACGAGTTCAACAGCCTCGACCGGCGCATCGACGCGCTGATCCTTGAGGCCGGCGGCGAGCCGTTCCTGGCGCATACGATGCGGCCGCTGCACACGCTCTATCGCCGCATCGGCTTCATTCATCACCGCCACATGCCGGGGCAGACCGACTTGTCCGGCACCATCGATCGCCATCTCGACATCCTGCACGCCATCGCCAACCGCCGCGTTGATGCGGCGGTGGCAGCGAGCGATGCACTGATCGACTTCATGGACTCGATGTTCGCAGGAATGGAAGCGGGGATAGATCCGCGGCTGCTCGATTGCAGCATCGAGCCGCTGTTCGGCGCGTAA
- a CDS encoding MFS transporter, whose product MQTMALPPQTAMDTAVRHLITNYSPKGNKVGWLMMASILVEAWDLYSIAFVLIFIREQYNPDPLMLGLAAAGTQGGALIGALIGGWLSDKIGRRVMFLVTMVMFIVLALAQAFVPGVGWLVVIRFLLGIPLGSDISTGYTYIMESMAKGEREVMGNRWQFMFAIGEVLTLAVIIAFLLIDMHHETLWRVTLGLGALPALIILVMRHDVPETAVWLVQKGRFREAKQVAREMFNDNLDMLPDQDVVMPKARTSAFLADLRKDPIRWRATLYGWIACFVQASEFSTFAFYLPVLFAMVGVSSILGNNLVTMALFSFAALSGWVGPLLTPKIGHRGIAIAGFSIVLVSLLVAAFALYTDNKVLLPFAAAGMLWGHYWDASNCMTIPTMVAKPLYRGTASGFAYMFVKLPSFLAIFLFPSLFAAIGQANATLFVTIFPVIGLLAAIFILPEVYGYEND is encoded by the coding sequence ATGCAAACAATGGCCCTGCCACCACAGACCGCGATGGACACCGCGGTCCGCCACCTCATCACCAATTACAGTCCGAAGGGCAACAAGGTCGGCTGGCTGATGATGGCCTCGATCCTTGTCGAAGCCTGGGACCTCTATTCGATCGCCTTCGTGCTGATCTTCATTCGCGAGCAGTACAATCCAGATCCCCTGATGCTCGGCCTTGCCGCGGCGGGAACGCAGGGCGGCGCCTTGATCGGCGCGCTGATCGGCGGCTGGCTGTCGGACAAGATCGGTCGCCGGGTGATGTTCCTTGTCACCATGGTCATGTTCATCGTGCTGGCGCTGGCGCAGGCCTTCGTGCCGGGCGTCGGCTGGCTCGTCGTGATCCGATTCCTGCTCGGCATCCCGCTCGGTTCCGATATCTCGACCGGCTACACCTACATCATGGAATCCATGGCCAAGGGCGAGCGCGAGGTCATGGGCAATCGCTGGCAGTTCATGTTCGCGATCGGCGAGGTGCTGACGCTCGCGGTCATCATTGCCTTCCTGCTGATCGACATGCACCACGAGACCTTGTGGCGCGTGACGCTTGGCCTCGGCGCGCTGCCGGCGCTGATCATCCTGGTGATGCGCCATGACGTGCCGGAGACGGCGGTGTGGCTGGTGCAGAAGGGACGCTTCCGTGAGGCCAAGCAGGTCGCCCGGGAAATGTTCAACGACAACCTCGACATGCTGCCGGATCAGGACGTGGTGATGCCGAAGGCGCGCACGAGCGCGTTCCTCGCCGATCTGCGCAAGGACCCGATCCGCTGGCGCGCCACGCTTTATGGCTGGATCGCCTGTTTCGTTCAGGCGAGCGAGTTCTCGACCTTCGCGTTCTATCTGCCGGTGTTGTTTGCGATGGTCGGCGTGTCCTCGATCCTTGGCAACAATCTGGTGACGATGGCGCTGTTCTCCTTCGCAGCCCTGTCCGGCTGGGTCGGGCCGCTGCTCACGCCGAAGATCGGCCATCGCGGCATCGCGATCGCGGGCTTCTCCATCGTGCTCGTGTCGCTGCTGGTCGCCGCGTTCGCGCTTTACACCGACAACAAGGTGCTGTTGCCGTTCGCCGCCGCCGGCATGCTCTGGGGCCACTATTGGGATGCGTCGAACTGCATGACGATTCCGACCATGGTCGCAAAGCCGCTCTATCGCGGCACCGCGAGCGGCTTCGCCTACATGTTCGTGAAGCTGCCGTCGTTCCTGGCGATCTTCCTGTTCCCATCGCTGTTCGCGGCAATCGGGCAGGCCAATGCGACGCTGTTCGTCACGATCTTCCCGGTGATCGGCTTGCTCGCCGCGATCTTCATCCTGCCGGAGGTCTACGGCTACGAGAACGACTGA
- a CDS encoding HAMP domain-containing sensor histidine kinase, translating to MRSLRSRLLALWIMLVVSGIASGYLLFESFQQTANARQARSEELVARACRDLADRYQFFVSGWGGGPIDDRLKGELTGVTQAALAGATGVEGGIWQADAGSLAYAFPTYEGTGPKIDLPAAEQNTIRHVNAEALRFGRPASVRQAGRSQVLIVHACPLRGPMQGVTGWTMTRVFTAQGPAYNQLLAGLMVLALTIFGSAAWLACVLYAWSRKIARIERELDVRRDGLVDLPKLARTGAPELDRLVDALNATGERLSLERRRAAAAERLAALGRLSAGLAHEIRNPIAAMRLKAENALAVADGSRSNAALSIIVQQVNRLDVLLRDLLDMTQAHEPKLSEVDLTSFLQRTVEAHREFAAAKGLVVTAGTEDVCRELPQFDPYQMQRALDNLILNAIQNCPPGGSVMVDARHRNDSLLLRVADTGAGISEDLCERLFEPFVTGRADGTGLGLAIVREIARNHRGEARLVPSPRGATFEIEVPWRSS from the coding sequence ATGCGCTCTCTTCGGTCCCGGCTGCTAGCTCTCTGGATCATGCTGGTCGTCTCCGGCATTGCGAGCGGCTACCTGCTGTTCGAGTCATTCCAGCAGACCGCCAATGCGCGACAGGCGCGCTCCGAAGAGCTGGTCGCCCGCGCCTGCCGCGATCTCGCTGACCGCTATCAATTTTTCGTCTCGGGCTGGGGCGGCGGGCCGATTGACGATCGACTCAAAGGCGAGCTGACCGGCGTGACCCAAGCCGCTCTTGCTGGCGCGACCGGTGTGGAAGGCGGGATCTGGCAAGCCGACGCCGGCTCGCTGGCCTATGCATTCCCGACTTATGAAGGGACCGGGCCGAAAATCGACCTGCCGGCCGCCGAACAGAACACAATTCGCCACGTCAACGCCGAGGCCTTGCGGTTTGGTCGCCCGGCGTCGGTCCGGCAAGCCGGCCGTTCACAGGTCCTCATAGTGCATGCGTGCCCGTTGCGCGGCCCCATGCAAGGCGTCACCGGCTGGACCATGACGCGGGTCTTTACCGCCCAGGGACCTGCCTACAATCAGTTGCTGGCTGGCCTCATGGTCCTGGCGCTGACCATCTTCGGATCGGCCGCTTGGCTCGCTTGCGTGCTCTACGCGTGGTCGCGCAAGATCGCGCGGATCGAGCGCGAGCTCGATGTTCGGCGGGACGGCCTGGTCGACCTGCCGAAACTTGCGCGAACCGGTGCACCCGAGCTCGACCGCCTGGTGGATGCGTTGAACGCGACGGGCGAGCGTCTGTCGCTGGAGCGCCGACGCGCAGCCGCCGCAGAGCGGCTCGCGGCACTCGGTCGCCTGTCGGCAGGCTTGGCCCACGAGATTCGCAATCCGATCGCCGCCATGCGCCTGAAGGCCGAGAACGCGCTGGCGGTCGCCGATGGCTCGCGCAGCAACGCGGCTCTGAGCATCATCGTGCAACAGGTCAATCGACTCGATGTCCTGTTGCGGGATTTGCTCGATATGACCCAGGCGCATGAGCCGAAGCTGTCGGAGGTCGATCTCACATCCTTCCTCCAAAGAACCGTGGAGGCCCATCGCGAGTTCGCAGCCGCCAAGGGTTTGGTCGTCACGGCTGGAACCGAAGATGTATGCCGGGAGTTACCCCAGTTCGATCCCTACCAGATGCAGCGTGCATTAGACAATCTGATCCTCAACGCCATCCAGAACTGCCCGCCCGGCGGCTCTGTCATGGTCGACGCACGGCACCGGAACGACAGCCTGCTGCTAAGGGTTGCCGACACCGGCGCCGGGATTTCTGAGGACCTTTGCGAACGCCTGTTCGAGCCGTTCGTGACCGGACGCGCCGATGGCACTGGGCTCGGCCTTGCTATCGTGCGCGAGATCGCGCGAAATCATCGCGGCGAGGCGCGACTTGTGCCGTCCCCGCGCGGCGCGACGTTCGAAATCGAGGTGCCATGGCGATCATCCTGA
- a CDS encoding arsenic transporter produces MIWAWSITGFATAGVIIRPFRLPEAIWAVAGAAALVLLGFLSWDDALTGVEKGIDVYLFLIGMMLIAELARLEGLFDYLAALAVEHAHGSPQRLFLLIYLVGTLVTVLLSNDATAIVLTPAVYAATRAAGAQPLPYLFVCAFIANAASFVLPISNPANLVVFGSRMPHLTEWLRQFALPSLASIVLTYVVLRFTQHRALKEETIERRVPHKVLSRGGKLTAIGIAAIGAVLVTCSALDKQLGLPTFICGVVTTGLVLLISRQSPLPVLKHVSWSVLPLVGGLFVMVEALAKTGVIGHLSALLHEAVAQSVPMAGWSVGIATAIADNIANNLPVGLVAGSIVASDHLPTSVVSAILIGVDLGPNLSITGSLATILWLVALRREKIEVGAWPFLKLGLLVTPPALIAALAAAIR; encoded by the coding sequence ATGATTTGGGCCTGGAGCATCACTGGTTTTGCGACCGCAGGCGTCATCATCCGCCCCTTTCGCCTGCCCGAGGCGATCTGGGCGGTGGCAGGCGCCGCGGCGCTGGTGCTGCTCGGGTTCCTGAGCTGGGATGACGCGCTGACCGGCGTCGAGAAAGGCATCGACGTCTATCTCTTCCTGATCGGCATGATGCTGATCGCCGAGCTCGCCCGGCTCGAAGGCCTGTTCGACTATCTCGCCGCCCTTGCCGTCGAGCATGCCCACGGCTCGCCGCAACGGCTGTTCCTCCTGATCTACCTCGTCGGCACGCTGGTCACGGTGCTCTTGTCGAACGATGCGACCGCGATCGTGCTGACGCCGGCGGTCTACGCGGCGACACGGGCGGCCGGCGCCCAGCCGCTACCATATCTGTTCGTCTGCGCCTTCATTGCGAACGCCGCAAGCTTCGTGCTGCCGATCTCGAACCCCGCCAATCTCGTGGTGTTCGGCTCGCGCATGCCGCATCTGACCGAATGGCTGCGGCAGTTCGCCCTGCCCTCGCTCGCGTCGATCGTGCTCACCTATGTCGTGCTGCGCTTCACCCAGCATCGCGCGCTGAAGGAGGAGACCATCGAGCGCCGCGTGCCGCACAAGGTGCTCAGCCGCGGTGGCAAGCTGACCGCGATCGGCATTGCCGCGATCGGCGCCGTGCTGGTTACATGCTCCGCGCTCGACAAGCAGCTCGGCTTGCCGACCTTCATCTGCGGCGTGGTGACGACCGGCCTCGTTCTGCTGATCAGCCGCCAGTCGCCCCTGCCGGTGCTGAAGCACGTGTCATGGAGCGTGCTGCCGCTGGTCGGCGGGCTCTTCGTGATGGTGGAAGCGCTGGCGAAGACCGGCGTGATCGGCCATCTCAGCGCACTCCTGCACGAGGCGGTCGCACAGTCCGTGCCCATGGCCGGCTGGAGCGTCGGGATTGCGACTGCGATCGCCGACAACATCGCCAACAATCTGCCGGTTGGCCTCGTCGCCGGGTCGATCGTGGCCAGCGATCACCTGCCCACATCCGTCGTCAGCGCCATCCTGATCGGCGTTGACCTCGGACCGAATCTCTCGATCACCGGCTCGCTCGCGACCATCCTGTGGCTGGTGGCGCTCCGCCGCGAGAAGATCGAGGTCGGCGCCTGGCCGTTCCTTAAATTGGGCCTGCTCGTGACGCCGCCGGCCCTGATCGCGGCGCTTGCGGCAGCTATCCGATAG
- a CDS encoding sigma-54 dependent transcriptional regulator, producing the protein MAIILIVDDDAALRDGLAEALTDLGHTPRLAASGREGLAALSDDVDAVLLDLRMPGGMDGIEVLRRIRSARNAPPVVVLTAFASAVNTIEAMRVGAFDHLSKPIGREDLKALLNRLPERAHSIVEPVREAGDSLIGSSEGMRRVQKAIGLAADSDAIVLILGETGTGKELVARALHIYGKRKDAPFVAVNCAAIPEDLLESELFGHVKGSFTGATADRAGAFRDAAHGTLFLDEIGDMPLSMQAKILRALQEQVVTPVGGKPERTTARIIAATHRDLAKLVAANEFREDLYYRLNVVPIAIPPLREHAEDIVPLAEHFLVRVAASSGRHKRLNAGAIEKLQQHGWPGNVRELRNVIERAYILTRSDVIGPADIDTSGAEIESADSPHDADLPAAVAQLEKMMILRALDTCDGNRTETARRLGINRQLLYTKMQRYGIAVEASENLTGGVNKADD; encoded by the coding sequence ATGGCGATCATCCTGATTGTCGATGACGATGCGGCGTTGCGCGACGGTCTCGCCGAGGCGCTGACTGATCTCGGCCACACACCTCGCCTGGCGGCGTCCGGCCGCGAGGGCCTCGCCGCGCTCAGCGACGATGTCGACGCCGTGCTGCTCGATCTGCGTATGCCGGGTGGCATGGACGGCATCGAAGTGCTGCGCCGAATCCGGTCGGCGCGCAATGCGCCGCCGGTCGTGGTGCTGACGGCCTTTGCCAGCGCCGTGAACACGATCGAGGCTATGAGGGTAGGTGCCTTCGACCATCTCAGCAAGCCGATCGGACGCGAGGACCTGAAGGCGCTGCTGAATCGCCTTCCGGAACGTGCGCATTCGATCGTGGAACCGGTACGCGAGGCCGGCGACAGCTTGATCGGGTCGAGCGAAGGAATGCGCCGTGTCCAGAAGGCGATTGGGCTTGCCGCCGACAGCGATGCGATCGTGTTGATCCTCGGTGAAACCGGGACCGGCAAGGAGCTGGTGGCTCGCGCGCTTCACATATACGGCAAGCGCAAGGACGCTCCGTTCGTTGCGGTCAATTGCGCGGCTATTCCCGAAGACCTGCTCGAGAGCGAATTGTTCGGCCACGTGAAGGGCTCCTTCACCGGCGCGACTGCTGACCGGGCCGGCGCGTTCCGCGACGCCGCCCACGGCACTTTGTTCCTCGACGAGATCGGCGACATGCCGCTTTCCATGCAGGCTAAAATCCTGCGCGCCTTGCAGGAGCAGGTAGTTACTCCCGTCGGCGGCAAGCCGGAGCGTACCACCGCGCGCATCATCGCCGCCACCCATCGCGATCTCGCAAAACTTGTAGCCGCGAATGAATTTCGCGAGGACCTCTACTACCGGCTCAACGTGGTGCCCATCGCGATTCCGCCGCTACGCGAGCACGCAGAGGATATCGTGCCGCTCGCCGAGCACTTCCTAGTGCGCGTCGCCGCCTCAAGCGGACGGCACAAGCGCCTCAACGCTGGGGCGATCGAGAAGTTGCAGCAGCATGGCTGGCCGGGCAACGTCCGCGAGCTTCGCAACGTGATCGAGCGCGCCTACATCCTGACCCGCTCCGACGTGATCGGGCCCGCCGACATCGACACCAGCGGCGCCGAAATAGAGTCGGCCGATTCCCCTCATGATGCCGATCTTCCCGCCGCCGTCGCGCAGCTTGAGAAGATGATGATCCTGCGCGCGCTGGATACCTGCGACGGCAACCGGACGGAAACGGCGCGCCGACTCGGCATCAATCGTCAGCTTCTTTACACCAAGATGCAGCGCTACGGCATTGCCGTCGAGGCGTCAGAAAACCTGACAGGCGGTGTCAATAAAGCCGACGACTGA
- a CDS encoding MFS transporter, which yields MSENADQRGADRALDAANFFLADVRDGLGPYLAVYLLTEQRWDEARIGLLMSIATIAGIVAQTPAGALIDATRGKRLVMVAAAILVTTSSLLLPVWPSFWPVAISQGIAQAAAVVFPPAIAAVSLGIFGHRAFTARIGRNETFNHAGNAVAAAIAGVTAYWFGPSVVFYLLAAMALASLVSILCIPESAIDHDLARGLHDSKACEAREQPSGLSILLTCRPLLVFAICVVLFHLSNAAMLPLVGQKLALGDKRLGTSLMSACIVAAQIVMVPFAMLVGVRADRWGHKRFFLAALLILPIRGALYILSDNPLWLVGVQLLDGVGAGIFGAILPVIVADLMRNTGRFNVAQGAIITAQSIGAALSTTLAGLVVVGAGYSAAFLTLGTVAAIGAVFCAFALPETRQIADTAPHSPWKTTRPASAIAAE from the coding sequence ATGTCCGAGAATGCTGACCAGCGAGGCGCCGATCGCGCGCTGGACGCGGCCAATTTCTTCCTCGCCGACGTCCGAGACGGGCTCGGTCCCTATCTTGCCGTCTATCTCCTCACCGAGCAACGATGGGACGAAGCCCGGATTGGCCTCCTGATGTCGATCGCGACGATCGCGGGAATTGTCGCGCAGACGCCGGCGGGCGCGCTGATCGATGCGACCAGGGGGAAACGGCTGGTGATGGTCGCCGCAGCCATCCTCGTGACGACATCCTCGCTCCTGCTTCCGGTCTGGCCGAGCTTCTGGCCGGTCGCGATCTCGCAAGGCATCGCACAGGCCGCGGCCGTGGTATTTCCGCCTGCGATCGCCGCCGTCTCGCTGGGCATCTTCGGCCACCGCGCCTTCACGGCGCGGATCGGACGCAACGAAACCTTCAACCATGCGGGCAATGCGGTCGCCGCCGCCATCGCAGGCGTTACAGCCTACTGGTTCGGGCCGAGCGTCGTCTTCTACCTTCTCGCCGCCATGGCGCTCGCGAGCCTCGTCAGCATTCTCTGCATCCCGGAAAGCGCCATCGACCACGATCTCGCCCGTGGCCTGCACGACAGCAAGGCATGCGAAGCGCGCGAGCAGCCGTCGGGCCTCAGCATCCTCCTCACCTGCCGGCCGCTGCTCGTCTTCGCGATCTGCGTCGTACTGTTCCACCTCTCCAACGCGGCGATGCTGCCACTCGTCGGCCAAAAGCTTGCGCTCGGGGACAAGCGTCTCGGCACCAGCCTGATGTCGGCCTGCATCGTCGCCGCGCAAATCGTGATGGTGCCGTTCGCGATGCTGGTCGGCGTCAGGGCCGACCGCTGGGGCCACAAGCGCTTCTTCCTCGCCGCACTCCTGATCCTGCCCATCCGTGGCGCGCTTTATATCCTCTCCGACAACCCGCTCTGGCTGGTCGGCGTGCAGCTTCTCGACGGCGTCGGCGCCGGCATCTTTGGCGCGATCCTCCCCGTCATCGTCGCTGACCTCATGCGCAACACCGGGCGCTTCAACGTCGCGCAAGGCGCGATTATCACGGCGCAAAGCATCGGTGCAGCCCTGTCGACGACGCTCGCGGGCCTGGTCGTGGTCGGCGCAGGCTATAGTGCGGCGTTTCTCACGCTCGGCACTGTGGCCGCGATCGGCGCCGTCTTCTGTGCCTTCGCCCTCCCCGAGACACGGCAAATAGCCGATACAGCGCCGCATTCGCCATGGAAGACAACGCGGCCCGCTTCGGCTATCGCTGCGGAATAA
- a CDS encoding SDR family oxidoreductase: protein MSTTLFDLSGRTALVTGSSRGLGRAIAEGLAKAGATLIINGVDPKRVEQAVAEFRAAGYKAEGAAFNVTDEAAIVASFERFDREGLAVDILVNNAGIQHRKPLVEFTTDEWRKVIETDLTSAFVIGREAAKRMIPRKRGKIINIGSLGSELARPTIAPYTAAKGGIKNLTRSMAVEWAQHGIQANAIGPGYMLTDMNEALMSNPDFNTWLMSRVPSKRWGKPDELVGAAIFLASDASTYVNGQIIYVDGGMIAAM from the coding sequence ATGAGCACCACCCTGTTCGATCTCTCCGGCCGCACCGCGCTCGTCACCGGCTCCTCCCGCGGGCTCGGCCGCGCGATCGCGGAGGGCCTGGCGAAGGCCGGCGCCACACTGATCATCAACGGCGTCGATCCCAAGCGGGTCGAGCAGGCGGTCGCCGAGTTCCGCGCCGCCGGGTACAAGGCCGAAGGCGCCGCCTTCAACGTCACCGATGAAGCCGCAATTGTTGCCAGCTTCGAGCGCTTCGATCGCGAGGGGCTCGCGGTCGACATCCTCGTCAACAATGCCGGCATCCAGCACCGCAAGCCGCTGGTCGAGTTCACCACCGACGAATGGCGCAAGGTGATCGAGACCGATCTGACCAGCGCCTTCGTCATCGGCCGCGAAGCCGCCAAGCGGATGATCCCGCGCAAGCGCGGCAAGATCATCAACATCGGATCGCTCGGCAGCGAGCTGGCGCGGCCGACGATCGCGCCCTACACCGCGGCCAAGGGCGGCATCAAGAACCTCACCCGTTCGATGGCGGTCGAATGGGCGCAACATGGGATTCAGGCCAATGCGATCGGACCCGGCTACATGCTGACCGACATGAACGAGGCGCTGATGTCCAACCCTGACTTCAACACCTGGCTGATGTCGCGCGTCCCTTCGAAGCGCTGGGGCAAGCCGGACGAGCTGGTGGGCGCCGCGATCTTCCTCGCCTCCGACGCCTCGACCTACGTCAACGGTCAGATCATCTACGTCGATGGCGGCATGATCGCCGCGATGTAA
- a CDS encoding mandelate racemase/muconate lactonizing enzyme family protein — MKITSIETLRTEEFANVIWVRVHTDAGVIGLGETFYGAGAVEAQIHDTFAGRLLGRNPLHIEAIHRDMLNLPMAQSSTGVEYRAASAIDIALWDIFGKVCGQPVHQMLGGLCRDKQRIYNTCAGTKYVRSTNIRPVSNWNLGAVQSPYEDLDAFMNRADALAENLLENGISAMKIWPFDPAAQENNGLFITAAQMKQAIEPFEKIRKAVGDKMEIMVELHSLWNLPTAKQIARALEPYKPTWYEDPIRMNSPQALAEYARSTDVWVCASETLGSRFPYKDMLDRDAMHVVMADLCWTGGLTEGRKIAAMAETYHRPFAPHDCIGPVGFIAAIHMSFSQPNTLIQESVRAFYKGWYNELVTTMPVIKDGYVFPMDGPGLGVDLLPAVFDRSDLAARRSNV; from the coding sequence GTGAAGATCACGTCAATCGAGACGTTGCGCACCGAGGAGTTCGCCAATGTGATCTGGGTGCGCGTCCACACCGATGCCGGCGTGATCGGCCTCGGCGAGACCTTTTACGGCGCAGGCGCCGTCGAAGCACAGATCCACGACACCTTTGCCGGCCGCCTGCTCGGCCGCAATCCCCTCCACATCGAGGCGATCCACCGCGACATGCTCAACCTGCCGATGGCGCAGTCCTCGACCGGCGTCGAATATCGTGCGGCGTCAGCCATCGACATCGCGCTGTGGGACATCTTCGGCAAGGTCTGCGGCCAGCCCGTGCACCAGATGCTCGGCGGGCTCTGCCGCGACAAGCAGCGCATCTATAACACCTGCGCCGGCACCAAATATGTCCGCTCCACCAACATCCGCCCGGTCTCGAACTGGAATCTCGGCGCGGTGCAAAGCCCATATGAGGACCTCGACGCCTTCATGAACCGGGCCGACGCACTTGCCGAAAATCTCCTGGAAAACGGCATCTCGGCCATGAAGATCTGGCCGTTCGATCCGGCCGCGCAGGAGAACAACGGCCTCTTCATCACCGCGGCCCAGATGAAGCAGGCGATCGAACCATTCGAGAAAATCAGGAAGGCCGTCGGCGACAAGATGGAGATCATGGTCGAGCTCCACTCGCTCTGGAATCTGCCGACCGCAAAGCAGATCGCCCGCGCGCTCGAGCCGTACAAGCCGACCTGGTACGAAGACCCGATCCGGATGAACTCGCCGCAGGCGCTTGCCGAATATGCGCGCTCGACCGATGTCTGGGTCTGCGCCAGCGAGACGCTCGGTTCGCGCTTCCCCTACAAGGACATGCTCGACCGCGACGCCATGCATGTGGTGATGGCAGATCTGTGCTGGACCGGCGGCCTCACCGAAGGCCGCAAGATCGCCGCGATGGCCGAGACCTATCACCGCCCCTTTGCCCCGCATGATTGCATCGGCCCGGTCGGCTTCATCGCCGCGATCCACATGTCGTTCAGCCAGCCCAACACGTTGATCCAGGAATCGGTACGCGCCTTCTACAAGGGCTGGTACAATGAACTCGTCACCACCATGCCCGTGATCAAGGACGGCTACGTCTTCCCGATGGACGGGCCAGGCCTTGGCGTCGATCTCCTGCCTGCGGTATTCGATCGGTCCGATCTCGCCGCGCGCCGCTCCAACGTTTGA